Proteins encoded by one window of Vampirovibrionales bacterium:
- a CDS encoding CRISPR-associated endonuclease Cas3'': protein MADTQEPNPAVAHIRFDNPDNLDEDPLFHTLAEHLDAVGDLAAQYADVFGNADWARLAGRWHDLGKYNPDFQRYIHAVTLPAERREAMQAHVEDDAKLRRVDHATVGALHAIRHVETMGPGYAGSARLLAWLIACHHTGLVDWFGEKSLRDRLQSDKKRALYDDVLSHIPLERRSAGSFPVSRPPGGGAVSSELSASLWVRMLFSCLVDADFLDTERFQRPDAANVRGAYPPLEALLASLDTYMERLAAQAKPSAVNRIRADVLQACIQNAGLPPGLFSLTVPTGGGKTLASMAFALRHALASGQRRIIYVIPYTSIIEQTAAVFKEAFGEANLIEHHSNFEPDQETAQSRTACENWDAPIIVTTTVQFFESLFAARTSRLRKLHNIARSVVVLDEAQLLPLEFLKPVLETLRELTHAYGVSIVFSTATQPAFRQDDLQQAGIDARELKGFDAIRELAPDPPALYRQLKRVRVELPPDFATPRAWDELAEELAQHRQALCVVSRRRDCRELFRLMPPDSVPLSALMCGEHRSEVIARIRQALADNAPIRVISTQLVEAGVDLDFPVVYRAMAGLDSIAQAAGRCNREGRQDGMGRVIVFNAPSEPIEGLLRKARQAAVAALQQPVDEDPLGLAMFPHYFRHWFAQVNDFDSKQIVYDLRRPDLTFAFRRAARNFKIIDDTKTASVLVPYGRGAELIETLKQLGPSRQRLRAAQRYGVTIYKHQLNALLHQQDVQEIHPGIFALHEALYDGDLGLLMSEEAYMAKPEHYMT from the coding sequence ATGGCGGATACACAGGAGCCGAACCCCGCTGTTGCGCATATTCGATTTGATAATCCCGACAACCTCGACGAAGATCCTCTATTTCACACGCTGGCCGAACATCTCGACGCCGTTGGCGACCTGGCGGCGCAATACGCAGACGTGTTCGGCAACGCTGACTGGGCAAGGCTTGCGGGACGCTGGCACGATCTGGGCAAATACAACCCGGATTTTCAGCGTTACATACATGCCGTCACGCTGCCTGCGGAGCGTCGCGAGGCGATGCAGGCGCATGTTGAGGACGATGCCAAACTGCGGCGCGTAGACCATGCGACCGTGGGCGCCCTCCATGCCATTCGACATGTTGAAACCATGGGGCCCGGCTATGCGGGAAGCGCGCGACTGCTGGCGTGGCTGATCGCGTGTCATCATACGGGCCTGGTCGACTGGTTTGGCGAGAAATCCCTGAGGGATCGTCTCCAAAGCGATAAAAAACGCGCGCTGTATGACGATGTCTTGTCCCATATCCCCCTCGAACGCCGGTCGGCGGGTTCGTTCCCCGTCTCCCGTCCGCCCGGCGGGGGCGCCGTGTCTTCCGAGCTGAGCGCCTCGCTCTGGGTGCGAATGTTATTCTCGTGCCTGGTGGATGCGGATTTTCTGGATACCGAACGCTTCCAGCGCCCCGACGCCGCCAACGTGCGCGGAGCCTATCCCCCACTCGAGGCCTTGCTGGCGTCGCTCGACACGTACATGGAACGCTTGGCCGCGCAAGCCAAGCCAAGCGCTGTTAATCGCATTCGCGCCGATGTCCTGCAAGCCTGCATTCAAAATGCCGGGCTGCCTCCCGGCCTGTTTTCCCTGACGGTTCCGACCGGCGGCGGCAAGACGCTGGCCTCGATGGCTTTTGCATTGCGCCACGCGCTCGCCAGCGGGCAGCGGCGCATTATTTACGTGATTCCCTATACCAGCATTATTGAGCAGACCGCGGCCGTTTTTAAAGAGGCGTTTGGCGAGGCCAACCTCATTGAACATCACAGCAACTTTGAGCCCGATCAGGAAACCGCTCAGAGCCGCACGGCCTGCGAAAACTGGGACGCGCCGATTATCGTCACAACGACCGTTCAGTTCTTTGAATCGTTGTTCGCCGCCCGCACCAGTCGACTTCGCAAGCTGCATAACATTGCCCGCAGCGTGGTTGTGCTGGATGAGGCCCAACTCCTGCCGCTGGAATTCCTCAAACCCGTGCTCGAAACGCTGCGTGAGCTGACGCACGCCTATGGCGTCTCAATCGTATTTTCTACCGCCACGCAACCGGCATTTCGTCAAGACGATTTGCAGCAGGCGGGCATTGACGCGCGTGAGCTGAAGGGGTTTGACGCCATTCGTGAATTAGCGCCGGACCCTCCCGCGTTGTATCGCCAGCTCAAACGCGTGCGCGTCGAATTGCCGCCGGATTTCGCCACGCCGCGCGCGTGGGATGAGCTGGCAGAGGAACTGGCGCAGCACCGCCAGGCGTTGTGCGTTGTCAGCCGTCGGCGCGACTGCCGGGAGTTGTTCCGCCTGATGCCGCCGGACAGCGTGCCTCTATCGGCGCTTATGTGCGGCGAGCACCGCAGCGAGGTTATTGCCCGTATTCGCCAAGCGCTGGCGGACAATGCGCCCATTCGCGTCATCAGCACGCAACTGGTGGAGGCGGGCGTGGATCTCGATTTTCCGGTGGTGTACCGCGCCATGGCCGGGCTGGATTCGATTGCGCAGGCGGCGGGACGCTGTAATCGCGAGGGCAGGCAGGACGGGATGGGGCGCGTAATCGTGTTTAATGCGCCGTCAGAGCCGATCGAAGGCTTGCTTCGAAAAGCGCGTCAGGCAGCCGTTGCCGCTTTACAGCAGCCGGTGGACGAGGATCCGCTGGGCTTGGCGATGTTTCCCCATTACTTCCGGCATTGGTTTGCGCAGGTTAATGATTTCGACTCGAAACAGATTGTATATGACTTGCGTCGCCCGGATTTGACATTCGCCTTCCGTCGCGCCGCGCGCAACTTCAAGATCATTGACGATACAAAAACAGCGTCTGTGCTTGTGCCCTATGGGAGGGGAGCCGAGCTTATCGAGACTTTGAAGCAATTAGGCCCCAGTCGCCAACGCCTGCGCGCGGCGCAACGTTACGGCGTCACTATTTACAAACATCAACTGAACGCGCTGCTGCATCAACAAGACGTCCAGGAGATTCATCCCGGTATTTTTGCTCTTCATGAGGCTCTCTACGATGGAGATCTTGGCTTGTTAATGTCAGAAGAAGCTTATATGGCAAAGCCAGAGCACTATATGACATAA
- the cas5c gene encoding type I-C CRISPR-associated protein Cas5 gives MKPFCLTVTGDYACFTRPELKTERLSYDVITPSAARAIFEAVFWKPSIRWRIQKIDVLRPIRWISVRRNEVASVVPYGNVKSAMKSGTGTLGIYIEEDRQQRAGRFLRDVAYRLYATLEVVPGQPGAEDGPGKYYAMFERRAKQGQTFNQPYLGCREFSACVAWADPDDPAQEAPISESRDFGLMLYDMDFSHPQRPPRFFNAQMVQGVIKVPAWESEEVRG, from the coding sequence ATGAAACCCTTTTGCCTGACGGTGACGGGCGATTACGCTTGTTTTACACGCCCAGAGCTCAAGACTGAACGCCTGTCGTATGACGTGATTACGCCGTCTGCTGCGCGCGCCATTTTTGAGGCGGTGTTCTGGAAGCCCTCGATTCGCTGGCGCATTCAGAAAATAGACGTTCTCAGGCCCATTCGCTGGATCTCGGTTCGTCGCAACGAAGTGGCTTCTGTCGTGCCGTATGGCAACGTCAAATCTGCGATGAAATCGGGTACTGGAACGCTGGGGATATACATCGAAGAGGACCGTCAGCAGCGCGCCGGGCGCTTTCTGCGCGATGTCGCTTACCGCTTGTATGCCACACTGGAAGTCGTCCCCGGTCAGCCGGGCGCCGAAGACGGGCCCGGTAAATACTACGCGATGTTTGAGCGACGCGCCAAACAGGGGCAGACATTTAATCAGCCCTATTTGGGCTGTCGGGAATTTTCCGCGTGTGTGGCATGGGCGGACCCGGACGACCCGGCGCAAGAGGCGCCGATTTCAGAAAGTCGCGATTTTGGGCTGATGCTGTATGACATGGATTTCAGCCATCCACAGCGTCCGCCCCGGTTTTTTAACGCCCAAATGGTTCAGGGCGTAATTAAGGTTCCGGCGTGGGAAAGCGAGGAGGTGCGCGGATGA
- the cas8c gene encoding type I-C CRISPR-associated protein Cas8c/Csd1 encodes MILHALYEYYQRLAADPESGIAPEGFERKEIPFLILLDAEGNFRDLQDVREGIGRNLRAKRYLVPKDCGRTSGVRANLLWDNPKYVLAYAEKPSDQEKANLCHRAFLARFEECFSDMRQTHTGLGALGRFLEKQSFDAILSHPLWREVVKSKGNLTFQLDSDYRPIAEDAAIQARVREKTQDLSEKSERSICLISGKPAPLALLHPAIKGVAGGQISGCFIVSFNFAAARSYGKESGDNAPVSQSVAFAYTTALNYLLQKGSRHKLQVADMTMVFWAEKQEPIEDFLFDLFVENKDDPTRNSEAIRALYSSPWRGSLSVDEDDATRFYVLGLAPNASRISIRFWEVTTVSGLVERLKEHFNDIKICHGPKMSDFLPLNSLIRSVAVQGKLDHVAPNHAADMTRAVFSGAPYPLVFLQEALTRTRAEQDVPYWRAALIKACVNRFIRSEAHSTEKELTVSLDETNDNIGYCLGRLFAVLEKIQEESHPGINATIRDRYYGSASSTPVVAFSPLMRMKNHHLAKLENRGRVVNFERLLARIMEYISDFPSTLSLHDQGRFAIGYYHQRQAFFSKSSEASQSQAEPVSV; translated from the coding sequence ATGATTTTGCATGCGTTATATGAGTATTATCAGCGGCTGGCCGCCGACCCGGAGTCAGGCATTGCGCCGGAAGGCTTTGAGCGCAAAGAAATACCGTTTTTGATTCTGTTGGACGCCGAGGGGAATTTTCGGGATCTTCAGGATGTGCGAGAGGGCATCGGTCGCAATCTGCGCGCCAAACGCTACCTTGTCCCGAAGGACTGTGGCCGTACGTCCGGCGTTCGGGCTAATTTATTATGGGATAATCCCAAGTACGTATTGGCATACGCCGAAAAACCATCCGATCAGGAAAAGGCGAACCTGTGTCATCGGGCCTTTTTAGCGCGGTTTGAAGAATGTTTTTCGGACATGCGTCAGACGCATACGGGATTAGGGGCCCTCGGGCGTTTTTTAGAGAAGCAATCGTTTGACGCGATTTTATCGCATCCGCTGTGGCGCGAAGTCGTGAAGTCAAAAGGAAATCTAACCTTTCAGCTTGACAGCGACTACCGACCGATTGCGGAAGACGCCGCCATTCAGGCGAGAGTCCGCGAAAAGACGCAGGATTTATCTGAAAAATCTGAACGCTCGATTTGTTTAATTTCAGGCAAGCCCGCCCCGTTGGCATTGTTGCATCCGGCAATTAAAGGGGTTGCAGGAGGGCAGATCAGTGGCTGTTTTATCGTATCGTTTAATTTTGCAGCCGCTCGATCTTACGGAAAGGAGTCGGGCGACAATGCTCCCGTGAGTCAATCGGTCGCCTTTGCCTATACGACGGCGTTGAATTATCTCCTGCAAAAAGGCTCACGTCACAAGCTTCAGGTCGCTGATATGACGATGGTCTTCTGGGCAGAAAAACAGGAGCCGATAGAAGATTTTCTCTTCGACTTATTTGTAGAAAATAAAGACGACCCGACGCGAAATAGTGAGGCAATCCGGGCGCTTTACAGCAGCCCATGGCGCGGTTCGCTTTCTGTCGACGAAGACGACGCAACTCGTTTTTACGTCCTGGGTCTGGCGCCAAACGCTTCGCGCATCTCCATTCGCTTTTGGGAAGTGACGACGGTTTCTGGGCTGGTTGAGCGTCTCAAAGAACATTTTAACGATATTAAAATTTGCCACGGCCCGAAAATGTCGGATTTTCTACCGCTTAATTCATTAATTCGCAGCGTTGCCGTTCAAGGCAAACTCGACCATGTTGCGCCTAATCATGCGGCGGATATGACGCGCGCGGTCTTTAGCGGGGCGCCGTATCCGCTCGTCTTTTTGCAGGAAGCCCTGACGCGCACGCGCGCAGAGCAAGATGTTCCTTATTGGCGCGCGGCCTTGATCAAGGCCTGCGTCAACCGGTTTATTCGTTCTGAGGCCCATTCAACCGAAAAGGAGCTTACCGTGTCTCTTGATGAAACCAATGACAACATCGGCTATTGTCTGGGGCGGTTATTCGCCGTTCTGGAAAAAATTCAGGAGGAGTCCCATCCCGGCATTAACGCAACAATTCGAGATCGTTACTATGGTTCTGCGAGCAGCACGCCGGTTGTCGCCTTTTCTCCTTTAATGCGCATGAAAAATCACCATTTGGCGAAGCTGGAAAACCGGGGGCGCGTTGTCAATTTTGAACGGCTTCTGGCGCGAATTATGGAATATATTTCGGATTTCCCGTCCACGCTGAGCCTCCATGATCAAGGCCGTTTCGCTATTGGTTACTATCATCAGCGCCAAGCCTTTTTCAGCAAATCCTCAGAGGCTTCGCAATCGCAGGCTGAACCTGTCTCCGTCTAA
- the cas7c gene encoding type I-C CRISPR-associated protein Cas7/Csd2, translating into MTNAIQNRYEFVLLFDVKDGNPNGDPDAANLPRVDVETGHGLVTDVCLKRKVRNYVGLTRNEQPPYEIYVKEKAVLNRQHKRAYESLEQERGAKPSVEDARQWMCQNFFDVRTFGAVMSTGDEKCGQVRGPIQLTFARSQDPIVSLEHSITRMAVTTEREAESQHGDNRTMGRKHTVPYGLYRAHGFISAALAEQTGFSDDDLALFWEALQNMFEHDHSAARGQMNTRGLYVFRHESRLGNAPSHQLLDAIVVKPRDASKPSREVGDYEVTIQRDRIPHGVELLEKVAFPQPAWA; encoded by the coding sequence ATGACGAATGCTATTCAAAACCGCTATGAGTTCGTTCTGTTATTTGACGTCAAGGACGGCAATCCCAACGGCGATCCAGACGCCGCCAACCTGCCGCGCGTGGACGTTGAAACCGGCCATGGGCTCGTGACCGACGTGTGCCTCAAACGAAAAGTTCGTAATTATGTCGGGCTGACGCGCAACGAACAACCGCCCTATGAAATCTATGTCAAAGAAAAAGCGGTTTTAAACCGTCAGCACAAGCGCGCGTATGAGAGTCTGGAGCAGGAGCGCGGGGCAAAGCCCAGCGTTGAAGATGCGCGCCAGTGGATGTGCCAAAACTTCTTTGACGTCCGCACATTCGGCGCCGTCATGTCCACCGGCGATGAAAAATGCGGTCAGGTGCGCGGGCCAATTCAACTCACGTTCGCCCGCTCGCAGGATCCCATTGTTTCTCTGGAGCATTCCATTACGCGTATGGCCGTTACGACCGAACGCGAAGCCGAAAGCCAGCACGGCGATAACCGCACCATGGGACGTAAACACACGGTGCCCTACGGCCTGTATCGCGCGCATGGTTTTATCTCGGCGGCGCTGGCTGAGCAAACCGGCTTCAGTGACGACGATCTCGCGCTTTTCTGGGAGGCGCTTCAAAATATGTTTGAGCATGACCACTCGGCGGCGCGCGGACAGATGAACACGCGCGGCCTGTACGTCTTTCGGCATGAGTCACGCCTGGGCAACGCGCCGTCGCATCAATTGCTGGATGCTATCGTTGTTAAACCGCGCGACGCTAGTAAACCCTCGCGTGAAGTGGGCGATTACGAGGTGACTATTCAGCGGGATCGGATCCCGCACGGCGTTGAACTCCTCGAGAAAGTCGCCTTCCCGCAACCTGCCTGGGCCTAA
- the cas4 gene encoding CRISPR-associated protein Cas4 — protein sequence MSFAESDDPVAISALQHYRYCPRQYALIHLEQEFLDNLHTQRGQLAHQRVDDPGEQWERGARMLRAMPLYSHRYGLVGKADLVELHPDGRLFPVEYKHGKHRGKRHDYIQLAAQALCLAEMTGRPVTAGAIYHTSTHRRQEVAIDGTLIADVVATLAAIREVLTSGALPPPVRDHRCDECSLKPLCQPGALNAAASWQASTLHAALFEPEEVSDGPCVSF from the coding sequence ATGAGCTTCGCTGAATCGGACGATCCGGTCGCCATTTCGGCGTTGCAGCACTATCGCTATTGCCCGCGCCAGTATGCGCTGATTCATCTGGAACAGGAGTTTCTGGACAATCTGCACACGCAGCGCGGGCAATTGGCGCACCAACGCGTGGATGATCCGGGCGAGCAGTGGGAGCGCGGCGCGCGCATGCTGCGGGCGATGCCGCTGTACTCGCATCGCTATGGGCTGGTCGGCAAGGCTGATCTGGTGGAATTGCACCCGGATGGACGACTGTTTCCGGTGGAGTACAAACACGGCAAACATCGCGGCAAGCGGCATGATTATATTCAGCTTGCGGCGCAGGCGCTGTGTCTGGCGGAAATGACGGGCCGTCCGGTGACAGCGGGCGCCATTTATCACACGTCCACGCATCGGCGGCAGGAGGTGGCGATTGACGGGACGCTAATTGCGGATGTCGTCGCCACCCTCGCCGCGATTCGGGAAGTCCTTACCTCCGGCGCGCTACCGCCGCCGGTTCGGGATCATCGGTGCGACGAATGCTCGCTGAAGCCGCTATGTCAGCCCGGTGCGTTAAACGCCGCCGCTTCCTGGCAGGCGTCGACGCTCCACGCCGCGTTATTTGAACCAGAGGAGGTCAGCGACGGCCCATGCGTCAGCTTCTGA
- the cas1c gene encoding type I-C CRISPR-associated endonuclease Cas1, whose translation MRQLLNTLYVTQPNAYVHLENDTLRVDVDREKRLQVPLHHVGALICLGDVMLSPAALNRCAETGISVTLLDRNGRFKARLEGPVSGNILLRQAQFAKAQDETVTLAIARACVAGKIRNCRYVLLRSARDANEAASADVCRLTAGELGRILKKLPEQTTLDAIRGLEGDAARRYFDAQPQLLRAEIREAFSMRGRSRRPPLDRFNALLSFLYALLTSECRSALETVGLDPQLGFLHAVRPGRPALALDLMEEFRPILADRLALTLVNRLQIKASDFDFFEGGPVQLEAAARKTLLIAYQERKKEEVTHPLLLEKIPLGLLPQLQARLLARHLRGEIDVYIPFLMR comes from the coding sequence ATGCGTCAGCTTCTGAACACCCTATACGTAACGCAGCCCAATGCCTATGTGCATCTGGAGAATGACACCCTGCGCGTGGACGTCGATCGCGAAAAGCGCTTACAAGTCCCCTTGCATCACGTGGGCGCATTGATATGTCTGGGCGACGTGATGCTGTCGCCCGCAGCGTTGAATCGCTGTGCAGAAACCGGCATCTCAGTTACGCTGCTGGACCGCAACGGTCGTTTCAAGGCCCGTCTGGAGGGGCCTGTCAGCGGTAATATTCTGTTGCGTCAGGCGCAGTTTGCCAAAGCACAGGATGAAACGGTCACGCTGGCCATCGCGCGCGCCTGCGTTGCGGGCAAGATTCGCAACTGTCGCTATGTGTTGCTGCGAAGTGCGCGCGACGCCAACGAGGCCGCGTCTGCGGACGTTTGCCGATTGACGGCGGGCGAACTGGGACGCATTCTGAAAAAACTGCCAGAACAAACGACTCTGGATGCGATTCGCGGCTTGGAGGGCGACGCCGCCCGTCGTTATTTTGACGCGCAGCCTCAATTATTGCGAGCCGAAATACGCGAGGCGTTCTCGATGCGGGGCCGCTCGCGCCGTCCGCCGCTGGATCGGTTTAACGCGCTATTGTCGTTCTTGTATGCGCTGCTGACCAGTGAATGCCGCTCAGCGCTAGAGACAGTCGGGCTGGATCCGCAACTGGGCTTTCTGCATGCGGTGCGTCCGGGGCGACCCGCGCTGGCGCTGGATTTGATGGAGGAGTTTCGGCCGATTCTGGCCGATCGACTCGCGTTGACGCTGGTAAACCGCTTGCAGATCAAGGCCAGCGATTTTGATTTTTTTGAGGGAGGCCCGGTTCAGCTTGAGGCCGCCGCGCGAAAAACCCTGTTGATTGCCTATCAGGAGCGCAAAAAAGAAGAGGTGACGCATCCACTCTTGTTGGAGAAAATCCCCTTGGGATTGCTGCCGCAATTGCAGGCGCGCTTGTTGGCGCGGCATTTGCGCGGCGAAATTGACGTTTACATCCCTTTTTTAATGCGATAG
- the cas2 gene encoding CRISPR-associated endonuclease Cas2 produces MLVIITYDVSTESPEGRRRLRRVAKLCERTGQRVQKSVFECQVSQMQLEALEAKLVDTIDHAQDSLRIYRLSEPVELHVKEHGNVRAINFEDPLIC; encoded by the coding sequence ATGCTCGTGATTATCACGTATGATGTCTCTACCGAGTCGCCCGAAGGCCGCCGCCGTCTGCGCCGCGTGGCGAAACTCTGCGAGCGGACTGGCCAGCGCGTACAGAAGTCGGTTTTTGAGTGTCAGGTCAGCCAAATGCAATTGGAAGCGCTTGAAGCAAAGCTTGTGGACACGATTGATCATGCTCAGGACAGTTTACGGATTTATCGGCTTAGCGAGCCTGTTGAATTGCATGTAAAAGAACATGGAAACGTTCGGGCGATCAATTTTGAGGATCCGTTAATCTGTTAG
- a CDS encoding ABC transporter permease, translating to MSSLVMDSIATELRIAGRIVHETVGGIRRSGWMNVVITITMAAILGIFGTIFAFLIETQLFFQNIGAGFEISVYLADNARLDDVKPKIMSVGHVKSLEIIPKERAWTDMRKNLNAPDIDNPLPDTIHVRMDGKEYIPGAVEKIQRISGVQEVNYSRAFLKKLEDISNVVSGVGFLLSLFLGGMTMLVISNTIHLLIEARAREIEILRMMGVGNWYIRLPFLFQGAMYGLLGAIIAYLPLSAAIHYLQMLFESFDFSSSGFSLSFVFTVLALMGVLVGAGGAANSVHKYLKI from the coding sequence ATGTCGAGCCTTGTGATGGATTCGATCGCCACCGAGTTGCGCATTGCCGGGCGCATTGTCCACGAAACCGTCGGCGGCATTCGCCGCAGCGGGTGGATGAACGTTGTCATCACGATTACGATGGCGGCCATTCTGGGGATTTTTGGCACGATTTTTGCCTTCCTGATTGAGACCCAGTTATTTTTCCAGAATATCGGCGCCGGATTCGAGATTTCGGTGTATCTCGCCGACAATGCGCGTCTGGACGACGTAAAGCCGAAAATCATGAGCGTCGGCCATGTCAAGAGTCTGGAGATTATTCCCAAAGAGCGCGCCTGGACGGATATGCGTAAAAACCTCAATGCGCCGGATATCGACAATCCGCTGCCGGATACGATCCATGTCCGAATGGACGGCAAAGAATATATTCCGGGCGCTGTGGAAAAAATCCAGCGCATTTCGGGCGTTCAGGAAGTGAATTACTCACGCGCGTTTCTTAAAAAGCTCGAAGATATTTCTAACGTCGTGTCGGGCGTCGGCTTCCTGCTGTCATTATTTTTAGGCGGGATGACGATGCTGGTTATCAGCAATACCATTCACCTCTTAATTGAGGCGCGCGCGAGAGAGATTGAGATTCTGCGCATGATGGGCGTGGGGAACTGGTATATTCGCCTGCCGTTTCTGTTTCAGGGGGCGATGTACGGGTTACTGGGCGCCATTATCGCCTATTTACCCTTATCGGCGGCGATTCATTATTTGCAAATGCTATTTGAGTCGTTTGATTTTTCCAGCAGCGGCTTCAGCCTGAGTTTCGTCTTTACGGTCCTGGCGCTGATGGGCGTACTTGTCGGCGCCGGCGGCGCGGCGAACTCGGTGCACAAATACCTTAAAATCTAG
- the ftsE gene encoding cell division ATP-binding protein FtsE, with product MIKFLNVTKKYDSVTALRDVSFEIDNGEFVFFVGASGAGKSTIMKLIYREETVTSGMVLVGRFDVSKFKPQQVPKLRRRMGIVFQDFKLLPGQTSFDNVAYVLRALGVAPAETRKRVLGALKVVGLIDKVDARPEELSGGEQQRVGIARAIVNGPSLVIADEPTGNLDPDTSLEIMHLLDQINKRGTTILVSTHNQTIVNQMRKRVITLYDGELVRDVISGAYR from the coding sequence ATGATTAAGTTTCTCAACGTCACCAAAAAATACGACAGCGTGACCGCGCTGCGTGACGTTAGCTTTGAAATCGACAACGGCGAGTTTGTCTTCTTCGTCGGCGCGTCCGGCGCCGGCAAGTCGACCATCATGAAGCTGATTTACCGGGAAGAAACCGTCACCAGCGGCATGGTGCTGGTGGGGCGCTTTGACGTATCAAAATTCAAGCCTCAGCAGGTGCCCAAGTTGCGCCGCCGTATGGGCATCGTGTTTCAGGATTTCAAACTCTTGCCGGGCCAGACATCGTTCGATAATGTCGCCTATGTCTTGCGCGCGCTGGGCGTTGCGCCTGCCGAAACGCGCAAACGCGTGCTGGGCGCGCTCAAGGTTGTCGGCCTGATTGACAAGGTGGACGCGCGGCCCGAAGAGCTTTCCGGCGGCGAGCAACAGCGCGTGGGCATTGCCCGGGCCATCGTCAACGGTCCTTCGCTGGTCATCGCCGACGAGCCGACGGGGAACCTCGACCCGGATACGTCGCTGGAGATTATGCACCTGCTGGATCAGATCAACAAACGCGGCACGACCATTCTGGTTTCGACCCATAACCAGACCATCGTCAACCAGATGCGCAAACGCGTGATTACGCTGTATGACGGCGAACTGGTGCGCGATGTCATTAGCGGGGCGTATCGCTGA